The following proteins are encoded in a genomic region of Sphingopyxis sp. YF1:
- a CDS encoding M28 family metallopeptidase, which produces MPSRFPLPRRLAPLLAPFLLAAFAAPAVAQGVPSAPAAPDISAANLADTVRTLASDQFQGRAPGTVGEERTIGYLIGRLQALGLEPAGTDGGWTQRVPLLHTRTGTPEWLRFDRGGVATPLIPGTDIYVSTLRPDDRAVVDAAPLVFVGYGVDAPERGWDDFKGQDLKGKVAVFLINDPDFAAGRGDDAFGKFGGRTMTYYGRWTYKFEEAARRGAVAALIVHDSDGVGYGWNVVTAPAGENYDILRASDKLTSLALQGWISDEAATKLFAGAVQDLAKLRVAARRRDFRPVDLGTSFSAAVPVTHAVVESQNVLAKISGTTRADEAVVYGAHWDAYGEGKPDAEGRIYRAGANDDALGVAGLFEIARAFKAAPPPDRTLLFAFWTAEERGLLGSEHYAANPLFPLEKTVANLGLDILQTAGRAKDVILVGKGQGSLEDDLARLAATQGRTVSVESLPERGLFFRADHFSLAKRGVPVLLMMGIAGASDLVDGGKPAGQKWVDDYTGHCYHQACDAWDESWNLDGAIEDISLFYRIGDELVRSDKWPRWKDSSEFRAIREQSAAARR; this is translated from the coding sequence ATGCCCTCCCGTTTCCCCCTTCCCCGCCGCCTCGCCCCGCTGCTCGCGCCGTTCCTGCTCGCGGCGTTCGCCGCCCCCGCCGTAGCGCAGGGCGTGCCCTCGGCGCCCGCGGCGCCCGACATCTCGGCCGCCAACCTCGCCGACACCGTGCGCACCCTCGCCTCGGACCAGTTCCAGGGCCGCGCGCCGGGGACGGTGGGCGAGGAGCGGACGATCGGCTATCTGATCGGGCGGCTCCAGGCGCTCGGGCTCGAACCCGCGGGCACCGACGGCGGCTGGACGCAGCGCGTGCCGCTGCTCCACACGCGCACGGGCACGCCCGAATGGCTGCGCTTTGACCGCGGCGGCGTGGCGACCCCGCTGATCCCCGGCACCGACATCTATGTCTCGACGCTCCGGCCGGACGACCGCGCGGTGGTCGACGCCGCGCCGCTCGTCTTCGTCGGCTACGGCGTCGACGCGCCCGAACGCGGCTGGGACGATTTCAAGGGGCAGGATCTGAAGGGCAAGGTCGCGGTCTTCCTGATCAACGACCCCGATTTCGCCGCGGGGCGGGGCGACGATGCCTTCGGCAAGTTCGGCGGGCGCACGATGACCTATTACGGGCGCTGGACCTACAAGTTCGAAGAGGCGGCGCGGCGCGGCGCGGTGGCGGCGCTGATCGTCCACGACAGCGACGGCGTCGGCTATGGCTGGAACGTCGTCACCGCCCCCGCCGGCGAAAACTACGACATCCTCCGCGCCTCCGACAAGCTCACGAGCCTCGCGCTGCAGGGCTGGATTTCGGACGAGGCGGCGACGAAACTGTTCGCCGGCGCAGTGCAGGATCTCGCGAAGTTGCGCGTCGCCGCGCGGCGCAGGGATTTCCGTCCCGTCGACCTCGGCACCAGCTTCAGCGCCGCGGTGCCCGTGACGCACGCGGTCGTCGAGAGCCAGAACGTCCTTGCGAAGATTTCCGGTACGACGCGCGCCGACGAAGCGGTGGTCTATGGCGCACACTGGGACGCCTATGGCGAGGGCAAGCCCGATGCGGAGGGGCGCATCTACCGCGCCGGCGCCAACGATGACGCGCTCGGCGTCGCGGGGCTGTTCGAGATCGCGCGCGCCTTCAAGGCCGCGCCGCCGCCCGACCGCACCCTGCTCTTCGCCTTCTGGACCGCCGAGGAACGCGGACTGCTCGGTTCCGAACATTATGCCGCCAACCCGCTCTTCCCGCTCGAAAAGACCGTCGCCAACCTCGGCCTCGACATCCTCCAGACCGCGGGCAGGGCGAAGGACGTGATCCTCGTCGGCAAGGGACAGGGCAGCCTTGAGGACGATCTCGCGCGCCTCGCCGCGACGCAGGGGCGCACCGTATCGGTCGAAAGCCTGCCCGAACGCGGCCTCTTTTTTCGCGCCGATCATTTCAGCCTCGCCAAGCGCGGCGTCCCGGTGCTGCTGATGATGGGCATCGCCGGGGCTTCCGACCTCGTCGACGGCGGCAAGCCCGCAGGGCAGAAGTGGGTCGATGACTATACCGGCCATTGCTACCATCAGGCCTGCGACGCGTGGGACGAAAGCTGGAACCTCGACGGCGCGATCGAGGATATTTCGCTCTTCTACCGGATCGGCGACGAGCTGGTGCGCTCAGACAAATGGCCGAGATGGAAGGACAGCAGCGAGTTCCGGGCGATCCGCGAGCAGAGCGCCGCGGCGCGCCGATAG
- a CDS encoding RHS repeat-associated core domain-containing protein: MLKPTYLSNSASSSGYEKLTSVKAINLSQDYCNPAADSCTGLTQSWPEQTLSETTSGSTVTQTIIDQDSNVTTIERLDGKVTELAPPATNPGQTQAVYDTSDRVDQLTTDDGVYDYSYTTSGSTQTTTVTGPGSTTETYVVDTSISRPTSYTNAGGHTTSYQYDASGRKTRETYPEGNYTQWTYDVRGNMTEVRRVAKSGSGLADIVTTASFDASCTNAKTCNSPNYTIDEGGQRTDFTYDTTHGGVTRIQLPAPDAGSPRPEINYGYTPLYAQVKNSSGVLTNVPDAQYKVTRITACATAATCSGTANETKVTIAYNTPNLMPSSVTTASGDGVVSSTIGYTYDVMDNVASVDGPLAGTDDTTYYLFGLNRQLRGVIGPDPDGAGTRKRQAVRYTRTNGRVTRTETGTVTGTTIASLNAIAPLRTVDVTYDAKGNKLSEIISGTAGAVSVAQYGYDSENRLLCTALRMNPATWGSLPTSACTAATASMTYGPDRISRNSYDSLGRVTKVESAVGTAAAADEVRAAYTANGRVSHAIDAESNRTTYVYDGHDRLSQTRYPMTTRGSDASNAADYEQFSYNARGNVTSRRLRDGTAIGYSYDDLGRLSAKDVPGGTNHDVTYAYDLLGRALSATKGAGNTLGFVHDALGRVTSQTQGLGTTSYTYDAAGRRLSMAYPGGGLTIDYDYDVAGNVTKIRENGATSGVGVLAAYAYDDAGRRTSVTFGNGSVQSFAYDAASRLDTLTNNLGGSATTHDLVQAFTYNPASQIRSVTRSNDAYAWQAHYNVDRSYVADGLNRIMNIGSTAFAYDARGNLTSDGTNSFVYSPENLMTDGPGGAKLKYDALGRLSAINTTAIPTPTGFAYDGVDRIAEYQTTSSITARYVHGPGLDNPIVWYDGSAIGSTTRRFLMADERGSVVSITDSAGATINLSAYDEYAIPAPGNVGKFGYIGQLWLPEVGMWYYKARMYSPTLGRFMQTDPIGYSDGMNWYNYVGSDPVNFSDPTGLFSFAGPPIDVNGSRLRGAGAIGSYLDAIAIAAALVDGNGPYDADAPINVIANCRKGISCNPKDKNKDEESEPDLLQCALQTAGAGALGAYNPATTLMDAGTAISGAISRDSKEDRLLLPMESQKGKRIKRGALDGARIGAKRFVGGLLSSPYARVAGGLFAAGYNVLSDPNCGLGIFPTIEDVLPVGF, encoded by the coding sequence ATGCTGAAACCTACATATCTGTCGAACTCGGCAAGCAGCAGCGGGTACGAAAAACTGACGAGCGTCAAGGCGATCAATCTCAGCCAAGATTATTGCAACCCCGCCGCTGACAGTTGCACGGGACTGACTCAAAGCTGGCCTGAGCAAACCTTGTCGGAAACAACAAGCGGCAGCACGGTGACGCAAACGATCATCGATCAGGACAGCAACGTCACGACGATCGAGCGGCTCGACGGCAAGGTGACGGAACTGGCCCCGCCGGCAACCAACCCCGGCCAGACACAGGCGGTCTACGACACCAGCGACCGGGTCGATCAGCTTACGACCGACGACGGCGTCTATGACTACAGCTATACGACAAGCGGCAGCACGCAGACCACGACGGTAACCGGCCCCGGGTCGACGACCGAGACCTACGTCGTCGACACGAGCATTTCGCGGCCGACATCCTATACGAACGCGGGCGGCCATACCACCAGCTATCAATATGACGCATCGGGACGCAAGACGCGCGAAACCTATCCCGAAGGCAATTACACGCAATGGACCTACGATGTGCGCGGCAACATGACCGAGGTACGGCGCGTCGCAAAGTCCGGGTCGGGGCTGGCCGATATCGTGACCACCGCCTCGTTCGATGCCTCTTGTACCAACGCGAAGACATGCAATTCGCCGAACTACACGATCGACGAAGGCGGCCAGCGCACCGACTTCACCTACGACACGACGCACGGCGGCGTGACACGGATCCAGCTTCCGGCGCCCGACGCCGGTTCGCCAAGGCCCGAAATCAACTACGGCTACACGCCGCTCTACGCACAGGTGAAGAACAGCAGCGGCGTCCTGACCAATGTACCCGACGCCCAGTACAAGGTCACCCGGATCACGGCTTGCGCGACCGCCGCGACCTGTTCCGGCACCGCGAACGAGACGAAGGTCACGATTGCGTATAATACGCCGAATCTCATGCCGAGCAGCGTCACGACCGCGTCGGGCGATGGCGTCGTCAGCTCGACGATCGGCTACACCTACGACGTGATGGACAATGTCGCGAGCGTCGACGGACCGCTCGCGGGGACGGACGATACGACCTATTATCTGTTCGGCCTCAATCGCCAGCTGCGCGGCGTCATCGGACCCGACCCCGACGGCGCGGGGACACGCAAGCGGCAGGCGGTGCGATACACGCGCACCAACGGCCGGGTCACGAGGACCGAAACCGGAACCGTCACCGGCACGACGATCGCGAGCCTCAATGCCATCGCGCCGCTCCGGACCGTCGACGTCACCTACGACGCCAAGGGCAACAAGCTGTCGGAGATCATATCGGGCACCGCCGGCGCAGTAAGCGTCGCGCAATATGGCTATGACAGCGAGAACCGGTTGCTCTGCACCGCGCTGCGCATGAACCCGGCGACCTGGGGTTCGCTGCCGACGAGCGCCTGCACCGCGGCGACCGCATCGATGACCTACGGCCCCGACCGGATCAGCCGCAACAGCTATGACAGCCTCGGGCGCGTCACCAAGGTCGAGAGCGCGGTCGGCACGGCCGCCGCCGCCGACGAGGTGCGCGCGGCCTACACTGCCAACGGGCGGGTCAGCCATGCGATCGACGCCGAAAGCAACCGCACCACCTATGTCTACGACGGCCACGACCGCCTGTCGCAGACGCGCTATCCGATGACAACCCGCGGTTCGGACGCGAGCAACGCCGCCGATTACGAGCAGTTCAGCTATAACGCGCGCGGCAATGTCACCAGCCGCCGGCTGCGCGACGGCACGGCGATCGGCTACAGCTACGATGATCTCGGCCGACTGAGCGCCAAGGATGTCCCCGGCGGGACCAACCACGATGTGACCTACGCCTACGACCTGCTCGGCCGCGCGCTCAGCGCGACCAAGGGCGCGGGCAACACGCTCGGCTTCGTCCACGACGCGCTGGGCCGGGTGACGAGCCAGACGCAGGGGCTGGGCACGACCAGCTACACCTATGATGCCGCGGGGCGGCGGCTCTCGATGGCCTATCCCGGCGGCGGGCTGACGATCGACTATGATTATGACGTCGCCGGCAACGTCACTAAAATCCGCGAGAATGGCGCGACAAGCGGGGTCGGCGTGCTCGCCGCCTATGCCTATGACGACGCCGGCCGTCGCACCAGCGTGACCTTCGGCAATGGCAGCGTCCAGAGCTTCGCCTATGACGCGGCCTCGCGCCTCGACACGCTGACCAACAATCTCGGCGGCAGCGCGACGACGCACGATCTGGTTCAGGCCTTCACCTATAATCCGGCAAGCCAGATCCGAAGCGTGACGCGGTCGAACGATGCCTACGCCTGGCAGGCGCATTACAATGTCGATCGCAGCTATGTCGCCGACGGGCTCAACCGGATCATGAACATCGGATCGACCGCCTTCGCCTACGACGCACGCGGCAATCTGACGAGCGACGGGACGAACAGCTTCGTCTACAGCCCCGAAAATCTGATGACCGACGGCCCCGGCGGCGCGAAGCTCAAATATGACGCGCTGGGGCGGCTGTCGGCGATCAATACGACCGCGATCCCGACGCCGACCGGCTTCGCCTATGACGGCGTCGACCGCATCGCCGAATATCAGACGACATCGTCGATCACCGCGCGCTATGTCCACGGCCCCGGCCTCGACAATCCGATCGTCTGGTACGATGGCAGCGCGATCGGCAGCACCACCCGCCGCTTCCTGATGGCCGACGAGCGCGGCAGCGTGGTGAGCATCACCGACAGCGCGGGCGCGACGATCAACCTCAGCGCCTATGACGAATATGCTATCCCTGCGCCGGGCAATGTCGGCAAGTTCGGCTACATCGGCCAGCTCTGGCTGCCCGAGGTCGGCATGTGGTATTACAAGGCGCGGATGTATTCGCCGACGCTCGGGCGGTTCATGCAGACCGATCCGATCGGGTACAGCGACGGGATGAACTGGTATAATTATGTCGGCAGCGACCCTGTGAATTTTAGCGATCCAACGGGATTGTTCAGTTTTGCTGGCCCACCTATCGACGTAAACGGGTCAAGGCTTAGGGGGGCGGGCGCCATAGGCTCATATTTGGACGCCATCGCGATAGCGGCTGCTCTAGTGGATGGTAATGGACCATATGATGCAGATGCCCCAATAAATGTAATTGCAAATTGCCGTAAGGGCATAAGCTGCAACCCCAAGGATAAGAATAAGGACGAAGAGAGTGAGCCAGACCTTCTGCAGTGCGCCCTGCAAACGGCAGGCGCCGGTGCTTTAGGCGCTTATAATCCAGCGACCACGCTTATGGATGCTGGAACGGCAATATCGGGAGCAATTTCACGAGATTCAAAGGAAGATAGATTGCTTCTGCCTATGGAAAGTCAAAAAGGAAAAAGAATTAAAAGGGGGGCGCTCGACGGAGCTCGAATAGGAGCCAAAAGATTCGTTGGCGGCCTGCTGTCTTCACCGTACGCACGGGTAGCAGGTGGACTATTTGCCGCTGGATACAATGTGCTAAGCGATCCGAATTGCGGATTGGGGATATTTCCTACTATAGAAGATGTTCTTCCTGTTGGATTTTAG
- a CDS encoding 2OG-Fe(II) oxygenase — MPAIPDAPPALTPAPAPVSTSVLPSASAPRTAPGDAGDAGGAIAARLAAQDWAAVAAALDGEGWAVLPGLLGAGECAAVAALYDDAAAAGRFRSRVDMARHGFGRGAYRYFAYPLPPLVAALRCGLYAELAGIAERWAARMGRAGDYPADHAAYLARCRAAGQARPTPLLLDYGAGDYNCLHQDIYGAEHFPLQAALLLSRPGGDFEGGEFVLTEQRPRMQSRTAVVPLGQGDAVIFAVRERPVRGSRGDYRVAMRHGVSAVRSGRRRVLGVILHDAT; from the coding sequence ATGCCTGCGATACCCGATGCTCCGCCCGCCCTGACGCCCGCCCCGGCGCCTGTCTCAACGTCCGTCCTGCCGTCCGCTTCGGCGCCCCGAACGGCGCCGGGCGACGCGGGCGATGCGGGGGGCGCGATCGCGGCGCGGCTCGCGGCGCAGGACTGGGCGGCGGTCGCGGCGGCGCTCGATGGCGAGGGGTGGGCGGTGCTGCCGGGGCTGCTGGGCGCCGGCGAATGCGCCGCGGTCGCCGCGCTCTATGACGACGCGGCGGCGGCGGGGCGCTTTCGCAGCCGGGTCGACATGGCGCGGCACGGCTTCGGGCGCGGCGCCTATCGCTATTTCGCCTATCCGCTGCCGCCGCTCGTCGCGGCGCTGCGGTGCGGGCTCTATGCGGAGCTGGCGGGGATCGCGGAGCGCTGGGCGGCGCGGATGGGGCGCGCGGGGGACTATCCCGCCGACCACGCCGCCTATCTCGCGCGCTGCCGCGCGGCGGGGCAGGCGCGGCCGACCCCGCTGCTGCTCGATTATGGCGCGGGCGACTATAATTGCCTGCACCAGGATATTTACGGCGCCGAGCATTTCCCGTTGCAGGCGGCGCTGCTGCTGTCGCGGCCGGGGGGCGATTTCGAGGGCGGCGAATTCGTGCTCACCGAACAGCGCCCGCGCATGCAGTCGCGGACCGCGGTGGTGCCGCTGGGGCAGGGCGATGCGGTGATCTTTGCGGTGCGCGAACGCCCGGTGCGCGGCAGCCGCGGCGATTACCGCGTCGCGATGCGCCACGGGGTGAGCGCGGTGCGGTCGGGGCGGCGGCGCGTGCTGGGGGTGATCCTGCACGACGCGACCTGA
- a CDS encoding GNAT family protein — protein MSAPPDTILAVDAAEAEAIRAAVRAADLALLGPHHRRAGPEHVAGLVALLADPAVSDPIYDLPRPFTPAVIAAWVAGAQAAQARGEAVLAVVLDDRGTVAGYSYFTIWPDRSAAELAGANRADAQGQGRGKAGAARSFGWMFDHLGVRLIGLTAATDNIRSARVIEAAGFARRGERQSVRADGTARASLYWELTRDQWRAAATAAPS, from the coding sequence ATGAGCGCACCCCCCGACACGATCCTCGCAGTCGACGCCGCCGAGGCGGAGGCGATCCGGGCGGCGGTGCGCGCCGCCGATCTGGCGCTGCTCGGCCCGCACCATCGCCGCGCCGGGCCGGAACATGTCGCGGGACTCGTCGCCTTGCTCGCCGATCCCGCGGTGTCGGACCCGATCTACGACCTGCCGCGCCCCTTCACCCCCGCGGTGATCGCGGCGTGGGTCGCCGGGGCGCAGGCGGCCCAGGCGCGCGGCGAGGCGGTGCTCGCGGTGGTGCTCGACGATCGCGGCACGGTCGCGGGCTACAGCTATTTCACTATCTGGCCCGACCGCTCGGCCGCCGAGCTCGCGGGGGCGAACCGCGCCGACGCGCAGGGACAGGGGCGCGGCAAGGCGGGCGCCGCGCGCAGCTTCGGCTGGATGTTCGACCATCTCGGGGTGCGGCTGATCGGGCTGACCGCCGCCACCGACAATATCCGCTCGGCGCGCGTCATCGAGGCCGCGGGCTTCGCGCGGCGCGGCGAACGCCAGAGCGTCCGCGCCGACGGCACCGCGCGCGCCTCGCTTTACTGGGAACTCACGCGCGACCAGTGGCGCGCCGCCGCGACGGCCGCGCCCTCCTGA
- a CDS encoding HEPN domain-containing protein, whose amino-acid sequence MTRESLVAALAAALRNLPPPRASALFEADWADIGSEAVSSFAEVLSAASEVKQLWRKWALLPNSEMMLTASAAAIYLGDRCRRGESVPAVVDSLIDFARTGEVDFVSVHALTNVVVDDRVDIGPDVFVAPPSQLPGSLGRYVAFEGGMPTGPGQGVPPGLSALVIRRRFLCLRDSPSMAPAAEGGDDWAAFTATAGRFEELLSKAKLALIAAGGVAPEFGSSYGYASNPGWPCMRESGVGGVVEAGPLPRQISRAQSAAMQAIFDRAEAGSPTLLLAIGRLQASRRRKTVEERAIDLGSCFEILLMHGNSKDNSEIANKISHRGAWLLGATGAERIRISKIIKQCYNLRSTAVHSGKLPAAKAPAAIEKRESDLRDAEAIAERLIGLLIDGWPDSWDDVTLARSDGPA is encoded by the coding sequence ATGACCCGCGAATCCCTCGTCGCGGCGCTGGCCGCCGCCCTGCGCAACCTGCCGCCGCCCCGCGCTTCGGCTCTCTTCGAAGCCGACTGGGCCGACATCGGGTCCGAGGCGGTTTCTTCCTTCGCCGAGGTTTTGAGTGCCGCGTCCGAGGTGAAGCAGCTGTGGAGGAAGTGGGCGCTGTTGCCCAATTCCGAGATGATGCTGACTGCCAGCGCCGCGGCCATCTACCTCGGCGACCGATGCAGGCGAGGGGAGTCCGTGCCGGCGGTCGTCGATTCGCTGATCGATTTTGCCCGGACGGGCGAAGTGGACTTCGTTTCCGTTCACGCGCTGACGAACGTCGTCGTCGACGATCGGGTCGATATCGGACCCGATGTTTTCGTGGCTCCGCCGTCACAGCTTCCCGGCTCGCTGGGACGATATGTGGCGTTCGAAGGCGGTATGCCGACCGGACCGGGGCAGGGCGTGCCACCGGGCCTGAGCGCACTGGTCATTCGCCGGCGTTTCTTGTGCCTGCGCGATTCTCCGTCCATGGCGCCGGCCGCGGAGGGCGGCGACGATTGGGCCGCGTTCACCGCGACGGCCGGGCGTTTCGAAGAGCTTTTGTCGAAAGCCAAACTGGCTTTGATCGCCGCGGGCGGCGTCGCGCCGGAATTCGGGTCGTCCTATGGTTATGCCAGCAATCCCGGCTGGCCATGCATGCGCGAGAGCGGGGTTGGCGGGGTGGTCGAGGCCGGTCCGCTGCCGCGGCAGATTTCGCGTGCCCAGTCTGCCGCCATGCAGGCGATCTTCGACCGGGCCGAGGCGGGCAGTCCCACGCTTTTGCTGGCAATCGGCCGCCTCCAAGCGTCGCGGCGCAGAAAGACGGTCGAGGAACGTGCGATAGACCTTGGTTCCTGCTTCGAAATCCTGCTGATGCACGGCAATTCGAAAGACAATAGCGAGATCGCGAACAAGATTTCGCATCGCGGCGCCTGGCTGCTGGGAGCAACCGGCGCCGAACGCATCCGGATCAGCAAGATCATCAAGCAATGCTATAATTTGAGATCGACGGCGGTCCATTCGGGCAAGCTGCCAGCGGCCAAGGCGCCCGCCGCCATCGAGAAGCGCGAGAGCGACCTTCGGGATGCGGAGGCGATTGCGGAGCGCCTGATCGGTCTGTTGATCGACGGCTGGCCGGACAGTTGGGACGATGTCACGCTCGCCAGATCGGACGGGCCGGCCTGA
- a CDS encoding terminase family protein yields MVERWYGQQHDGQREPPGDWRIWLIQAGRGFGKTRAGAEWVSEIARGMPEARIALVAATIADGRKVMIEGPSGLIAAARDHERGDLCWTPARRELRFASGALATLYSAEAGDALRGPGHHAAWCDELAKWPRGVAAWDNLMLGMREGDRPRVLVTTTPQTNAVMRRVKAATGLVETFGRTRDNPHLPGHFVAAMLASYGGTRLGRQELGGELLEDAEGALWTRALIEQCRVAADGIGKPARVVIGVDPPATSHGDACGIVVAALLRDRRLAVVEDASVERPTPGVWAQAVAAAAARWGADRVVAESNMGGEMVFQTLRQADCTLPVVPVHASVGKARRAEPVALAYERGEVVHAGVFAALEDQLCGLQVGGGYAGPGRSPDRTDACVWALAELQRGLAGVKEPGVRRV; encoded by the coding sequence CTGGTCGAGCGCTGGTACGGGCAGCAGCACGACGGGCAGCGCGAACCGCCGGGCGACTGGCGCATCTGGCTGATCCAGGCGGGGCGCGGGTTCGGCAAGACGCGCGCGGGCGCCGAATGGGTGAGCGAGATCGCGCGCGGCATGCCCGAGGCGCGGATCGCGCTGGTCGCGGCGACGATCGCCGACGGGCGGAAGGTGATGATCGAGGGGCCGAGCGGGCTGATCGCGGCGGCGCGCGACCATGAGCGCGGCGACCTGTGCTGGACCCCGGCGCGGCGCGAACTGCGCTTTGCCAGCGGCGCGCTCGCGACGCTCTATTCGGCCGAGGCGGGCGATGCGCTGCGCGGTCCCGGACATCATGCCGCCTGGTGCGACGAGCTGGCCAAATGGCCGCGCGGGGTCGCGGCGTGGGACAATCTGATGCTGGGCATGCGGGAGGGCGACCGTCCGCGCGTGCTGGTGACGACGACGCCGCAGACCAATGCGGTGATGCGCCGCGTCAAGGCCGCGACGGGGCTGGTCGAAACATTCGGGCGCACGCGCGACAATCCGCACCTGCCGGGCCATTTCGTCGCGGCGATGCTGGCGAGTTACGGCGGCACGCGGCTGGGGCGGCAGGAACTGGGCGGCGAACTGCTCGAGGATGCCGAGGGCGCGCTGTGGACGCGCGCGCTGATCGAGCAGTGCCGGGTCGCGGCGGACGGCATCGGCAAGCCGGCGCGCGTGGTCATCGGGGTCGACCCGCCGGCGACGAGCCATGGCGATGCGTGCGGGATCGTCGTCGCGGCGCTGCTGCGCGACCGCCGGCTGGCGGTGGTCGAGGACGCGAGCGTCGAACGGCCGACGCCGGGCGTGTGGGCGCAGGCGGTCGCCGCGGCGGCGGCGCGCTGGGGCGCCGACCGGGTGGTCGCCGAAAGCAATATGGGGGGCGAGATGGTGTTCCAGACGCTGCGCCAGGCCGACTGCACGCTGCCGGTGGTGCCGGTGCATGCGAGCGTCGGCAAGGCGCGAAGGGCGGAGCCGGTCGCGCTCGCCTATGAACGCGGCGAGGTGGTGCACGCGGGCGTCTTTGCGGCGCTGGAGGACCAGCTTTGCGGGTTGCAGGTCGGCGGCGGCTATGCGGGGCCGGGGCGGTCGCCGGATCGGACCGATGCCTGCGTTTGGGCGCTGGCGGAATTGCAGCGGGGACTGGCGGGGGTGAAGGAGCCGGGGGTGCGGCGGGTGTAG
- a CDS encoding phage portal protein: MNWFGRKAAQGAARPALSRVYGSWSAPAPLSWEAQVREGYLSNAIVQRAVRLVAEAAGAAPVVANDPALATLVAAPSGGQGLVEALASQLLLHGNGYVQILTNGAGAPAELFALRPERVTVEADARGWPVAYRYKAGGTTAVLPAEDGAGRVAVVHVKALHPLDDHYGAGCLGAAAGAIAAHNAAAKWNAALLENSARPSGALVHDPGDKGMPLSAEQVDRLRAELAESFAGGANAGRPLLLEGGLRWQALSLTPAEMDFLALKDSSAREIAMAFGVPPMLLGLPGDATYANYREANRALWRLTVLPLCAKILGAIAQGLRGWFDGAELRVDLDRVPALAEDRMALWREVSAADWLTADEKKTLLGVG, from the coding sequence ATGAACTGGTTTGGCCGCAAGGCCGCGCAGGGTGCTGCGCGGCCCGCTTTGTCGCGTGTCTATGGGAGCTGGAGCGCGCCCGCGCCGCTGTCGTGGGAGGCGCAGGTGCGCGAGGGGTATCTGTCGAACGCCATCGTCCAGCGGGCGGTGCGTCTGGTCGCCGAGGCGGCGGGGGCGGCGCCGGTGGTGGCGAACGATCCGGCGCTCGCCACGCTCGTCGCTGCGCCATCGGGCGGGCAGGGGCTGGTCGAGGCTCTGGCGTCGCAGCTGCTGCTCCACGGCAACGGCTATGTGCAGATCCTGACCAACGGGGCGGGGGCGCCGGCCGAGCTGTTTGCGCTGCGCCCCGAGCGGGTGACGGTCGAGGCCGACGCGCGCGGGTGGCCGGTCGCCTATCGCTACAAGGCCGGCGGGACGACCGCGGTGCTGCCCGCCGAGGATGGCGCCGGGCGCGTGGCGGTGGTGCATGTGAAGGCGCTGCATCCGCTCGACGATCATTATGGCGCGGGGTGCCTGGGCGCCGCGGCGGGCGCGATTGCGGCGCATAATGCGGCGGCGAAGTGGAACGCAGCGTTGCTGGAGAATTCGGCGCGGCCGTCGGGGGCGCTGGTGCACGATCCGGGCGACAAGGGGATGCCTTTGTCGGCCGAACAGGTCGACCGGCTGCGCGCGGAACTGGCGGAGAGCTTTGCGGGCGGGGCGAATGCGGGGCGGCCGTTGCTGCTGGAGGGTGGGCTCCGGTGGCAGGCGCTGTCGTTGACGCCCGCCGAGATGGATTTTCTGGCGCTGAAGGACAGCAGTGCGCGCGAGATCGCGATGGCGTTCGGGGTGCCGCCGATGCTGCTCGGGCTGCCCGGCGACGCGACCTATGCCAATTACCGCGAGGCCAATCGCGCCCTGTGGCGGCTGACGGTGCTGCCCCTGTGCGCCAAGATATTGGGGGCGATCGCGCAGGGGCTGCGCGGGTGGTTCGACGGCGCCGAGCTGCGCGTCGACCTCGACCGGGTGCCGGCGCTGGCCGAGGACCGGATGGCGCTGTGGCGCGAAGTGTCGGCGGCCGACTGGCTGACCGCGGACGAGAAGAAGACGCTGCTGGGCGTCGGCTGA
- a CDS encoding DUF6127 family protein, with product MDEDEALARLVALAGSDAAGVADAAILRALIEEASELGARRALARLGLADAAAHGDIGDLRQLLGAWRDAKKSAWKAAVDWAVRGMLALLIVGLAVKLGLPGLLR from the coding sequence ATGGACGAGGACGAAGCGCTGGCGCGGCTGGTCGCGCTGGCGGGCAGCGATGCCGCGGGCGTCGCCGACGCGGCGATCCTGCGCGCGCTGATCGAGGAGGCAAGCGAGCTGGGCGCGCGGCGCGCGCTGGCGCGGCTGGGGCTGGCCGACGCGGCGGCGCATGGCGACATCGGCGACCTTCGCCAGCTGCTCGGCGCGTGGCGCGACGCCAAGAAAAGCGCGTGGAAGGCGGCGGTCGACTGGGCGGTGCGCGGCATGCTGGCGCTGCTGATCGTGGGGCTGGCGGTGAAGCTGGGTCTGCCGGGGCTGCTGCGATGA